TCAAGTTCCCCCCAACGCATaactttctttttcattttttttttttttctgtttcttGCCTACAGCATCTCAAACAAACAACGTTAAGGCCTCTATAACGGCAGATTCAGGTGCCATAGCCACTGCTTATGATTATGGGGCAGGAGAAATAAGCGCAACTGGACCACTGCAACCGGGGCTAGTTTATGAGACAACTGCCATTGACTACATAAACTTTCTATGCTATCATGGATATGATACATCCACAATAAAAGTCATCTCGGCAACTCTTCCGGATGGTTTTACTTGCCCCAAGGATTCAAGCTCCGATCTCATATCTAACATCAACTATCCATCCATTGCAGTTTTCAACCTCGCTGCAAATCAGATTAGGAATGTAAGCAGAACTCTTACAAACGTTGGCGGAGATGGTGCCACATCATACACTCCAATGCTTTCTTTGCCTCATGGACTAGGAGTTGCAGTCGATCCAATGGAACTAAAATTTACAGGGAATGGACAGAGACTGAGCTATCAAGTTGTTTTCAATGCACCTTCACCTCTGGACGATGTGTTTGGATCAATTACTTGGACTAACGGAAAATTCAAGGTCCGCACCCCATTTGTTGTAAGCAGTAGAAGTAGTAAGAAGTGACAACAATTTGTGGCAGTGGCACGGGTGCACGGATGTAATTTACAATTAATAATGGCTGCTGTAGTACATTAACTCCACAAATTAGTATGAACTGTAAAAGCCAATTAATGCTGCATTTTCTTTTTCAGTATATGCTGACGACGCTATCTCAACTCCACCTTTTAAAACCACTAACATCGGGGGCACTGGACCTCCTTCAAATCACACGAAACTTGAGCTTAGAATGGCTTTTTTGCCATTATGATCCAAATTCCCTTTTTTCTCTATCCTGGAGCACTATCATATGGCATCTCCAGGCTATCTGCCCATTTGGTTCACAAGTTACCAAGCAGAATACCAATGGATGACTTTATGTGATCCCAACAACCCTTGAGCTATCTTGTTCACATTAAACAATTGTTGTAATGCACCGTGTCATAACAGAAATATTGGATCACAGAAGACAACATTAGGCAAATTAAAGCACAAACTTAACAAACAGCACAAACTTAACAAACAGGTTACAACCAGACATCAGAGTTGGTGATTGTTTTGGGTAGGGAACAAGGCAAGTAAAATAACAATTGTTTGCAAAGTAGTAATCCGGAACACCCATGTCCAACATAAAAGGGGAATTAGGAATACACTTTCCTGGCCTTTCACTCAAAGGCCCATTGGTTTTCTCGGCGAACTTCCTCCTCTTTCTCAGGTGTAAAGTCATTCCTGATGTTGAAAGTCGCGCAAATTTCCTCTGGAGTTTTGCCCTTGATCATGTCTGCTGCTGTCTGACAAGTGTGATCCAGCAAGCTCTTGATGTTTAGATATTTGGCAGCCTAAAAACCAGACAACTTTCATGTCAAAACAAGAACCCTTTTTCCAGTGGAGTATTGAAAGGTTAAAATCATTGCCACATCACAATCATGACACAATTTGAGACAAATTCAAGCAGACAGCACATCAATAAAAGCAATTTGCTCACAGAATTATTAAGCATTGTCCTCTTTAGGAGGATAGTTGTTTGGCCCCTTAGCCTGCACTTGATTGTTAGTTGCACATTGGAAACTATAGTTTAACTTATAGAAGCCATACCTTACACCTTGAAGACAGCTCACACACAACAACACTTCTAGGACAAACATTTATTGAGAAAAATATCAAGCATCGGCAGCACTGCTACCCTTTCATTTCTAGAATGCTCATGCATCTTTCTTCAATTCTAGTTTTCGCAATTTCAATCCACTGGGAGGTTGGGGGCACCTCAATGCCTCGTCTTTGGACTTCCCCTGCAATTTCTTGTATGATGCAGAAGTCTCAAATAGTGTGTTGCTCCCTGAGAGGGAGTAGCTGCCAACTGGCGATTCACACAACCACCAATACCGCTACCATACTACTTGGGAGCTATACTTCAAGCCTATGGGACCTATGAAAGTAAACTGAGGATACAGCTTACACTCTAATGAACAAAGCAAGGAACAATTAGACAGAATTAATGTGCACTATGCACTCATTCATTTCTTCCCTCAATCAgttaaaaagaaaagagaatataCCGGAAAAAAGAATTTCTAGAATAATTGTCTAATCTTTATCCATGTCAAAAACTAAATTTtaacattcaaataaaaaaaaaatagcagataGAGTTTAGGTTTAAGAAGAGTGGAAATAGATGCAAGCATCTAtattaaaccaaaaaaaaaataattataatcatCTCTAAGTCACAGTCAAACCACCCAATTTATTTATTGGTGAGAGTTATGTGCAGAGTAACAAAGAAAATACCAGAATTTAACATCTTAAACCCAATATTACATCTTAACAGAGAGCAATATAAAGGAATAAACAGATGTAAAGGAGGGTCAAGAAACTTCAGCTCCGACATTCACAGGTGACAATCCAATGTTCTAGATGGAAAATTTTCTTATTCAACTATTGGGACTGGCATTATTGCCAGAACAAGTTTTATTTCGGCGCTTACAAAAAACcctaaaactagacctaaaatgcttAACCCTCGTCAATTTTCTCAGCTAAGAAGCAGTACAGCCAGAAACAACAAAGGCTTACAAATATGCAAGATATAATTTCATTCCTTTTAAACACATatctaatcaaaataaaaaagagaaaaaaaaaaccctagCAATAATCACCCATAAATATCACAAAAGATTTCAAAACTCGCACAATTCCATATCCAAATAATGCCATAAATAATGATCTACGAATTAATATAACAAGAATTAAACAGAAAACAGACCAGGATGAGATCGAAGAGAGTAGCCTGATCAACTTTGACGAACTCAGCGTCCCAGACCTTCAACTTGTCATCAACAGAAGGACGATCATCAGACTTGGAGGTCTCGACATGCTTCTTACAGTACTCAATTACCTTAGAGAGAATTTTGCTGGTGACATTAGGCAGAGGGATACCGTTATCTGCGCAACTGACCTCTATCGCGTCCTTTATCGTCTGCGATTCCAGAGCCACCGCCTCATCCACCTCAAAGGTCTCTCCGTCTGAGCTTTTCAAAGTGATTTTCTTGCCTGTTGACATTGTTACTGTGGCCGGTGGTGATTCTTCTTCTACCTCTGAGATTTCTGATTAAGCTTTTTCCTCCTCTTAGTTAGGAAACCCTGAGTCCCTACAGATATAACATGCGATTTTATGTTTTGAGAGAGAAAAGCCCGAGGTGCGCACGCATAGAGTGCCTATTGGACAGGACTAAGTGGCCTTTGCTaggctttttaattttaattgttggGAAATTCAAATTGCAAACgaaaatggagaaaaaaaatataggtttttgttttttatttttataattttataaattactaaaaactatatttttatatattatagctAAAATAATaggttaaaaaaaatcaaatattataattagatttgagaaaaaaattaataataagttGTATTTTTCTTTAATTCCAATTTCCATAATGTAATGTAacgtttgaaattttaaattgggtttgaaatttaaaattttaaatacataaatttaaaattatcatatttagttaataaaaaaattttaaaaataattttaaatttaacgtctaacaaaaaattttttattccatcatcaaaaattcaaattaatggattcaaatcataatttgattaaaaaaaaatccataagagttttttttttccttattataTGAATATTTAGTCTTCTCCAGTAACTTGtgccataggattaaatcaaaaatAGCATAGCTGCTAATAAAACTGCTtcccattgattttattttccagaAATTGCACATATTAACAGTGTAATAATGATTAACTATctgaaaataattttgaatttccaagaaaagaaaaatagaaaagaaaagaagacatCAATCAGAAGGACCAGTTCGACCGAAGCATGAGGGCAAATATTCTGGCATTACTTTCCACTGCATATGCAATGCCTGGTTTTATACTGAATTTGTTCCCTAAATTTAATTTTAGGTATGATTCGGCCTGCAAATGGGTCCATTTACGGGAACCCTCAGCCATCATCCCACTTACACACATACGCCATCCAGATTCATCTTCAGAATCATCGAACAAGTTGACAGCCCATTGTAACGGGTTGGAATTCGAATTGTTCATTTCAATCCAACCACTAATTGTAGTGTTCTCATCAAGTTCTGTCTCCACCTTCACAACAATTGATCCTGTTGAGAAAGTTTGAAGGGTGTTTGTTTCTGACAATGGAGCAGATGCTTCGACCATTGTCTCAGGAGCTTTATGATGCTTCAGAAAGGCCATGGGAATGGCGAGGGCTCCAAGCTTGGCATGGTGACTAGATGATTTTCGTAACTGGTGGACACCCAAAAGTGAGAGTTTTATTCCTCTAGGTAGTTGACAGACAAGTCCGCCGAATGTACTGAAGCACCGCCCAATTCCATCAGAACATGGTTGCATTCCAAATCCAGAAACAGACTGAGCCATTGAAGCAGTCACATTTGATTTTCTTACTTTCAAGCCAATTGTACTACCATTAGGCTGATTCAAGAGTGGTGGCCCAACACATGAAAGATCAGTCAGGCCCTTGAATAAAAAGAGAATCCTGATTATTTTACAGAAATATTAGAAACTTTATTAGCAGAAGTCCTAGTCAAAGAAAATACACATAGGGATCAAGAAGAGATCATCTGTCATTGACAATGCAGTTCTGACAGAAAATGGAGTTCACAAACTGCATTAGGAAGAGCACCATGCTCCATCAATTAAACTAATTTGTCCTATGGATGGAATCTAATGGTCACAAGAAAAACAGAAAGAAAACTGCCAGAAGGTAAAAGTTTAAATGTCATTTGACACTCAAAAAGGGGTGAGAAACCAGCAACATGCATTCCATCTGTTTAAGATGATCTAATCAAAAGAAGTCAATATTCATGGTAAATGTTCGTGATTTCATCAAATATATATTTAGATTAGAACATAACAGTCAATTTAATGAAATCACAGCAACACAATATAATTGACATATGAACAAAAAATGAAGGTAACCAGCAATATTAACAAATAGAATATACCTGGTTCAAAGAGTTGGTAGTGATTCCAAGATCTCTGAACTGAGCTCCCACTGGGGATGCAATTGCAGAGAACCAGTCACTAATATTTGCTATGTATGATACCTTTGCCAGAGAAAGTGCACTTAGTGAAACTTCGTCATCACATTTTGTAGTTCCCACAAGCTCAGCCAGAAGTGCGTCCTTCTCCCGGATAGTTGTTTCAAAAGTGAACCTTGAATCAATTCCAGTTTTAATTCCTGCTCTACCAAGAGCATCGTGATGCCGCTGATCAACATTGCCCAACAATAATATTGCCCCCAGCACATCAATCTCTCCCCTCACATGGGTACTGGCTTCTTGAAAtggacttctcttggatgcttTATAGAAGGAAAGCGTTCGCTCAACCTTGTCTTGCCTGTCCCTAAGTTTCATTAGATCTGAAAATGCTTCTCGTTGCAACCGCTTCAGGATCTCAATCTGAAAACAATATAATAAGAACAGTGTAAAGCTCAAGCATTCAGCTTGTTGTTCCCTATGGAACCAGAAAATTGGTCAATGCAAATTGCAACAGGAGGTACAAAACGAGTTCCTGTCCAATATAacaaattacacataaataggTGCAAGTTCCAAATAAATGAGACCTCTGCTTTTTAGTGCAAGGAGATAAGAGATCAAAACCACAAAAAAACTTCATGGTGAATTTTaatattagtcaactaaaaatgAAGAGTAATATGTTCGAAAATATCTGTCATATCCATAAGCGTACAAAAGCAACAAGTAAAATGTGTATTTGCCCTGGAAGCAAAACAAATATGCATATGAAACAAGGGTATGGCAGGCAAAACAAATATAGACTTGAATAAACTGAAAATAAGTTAGGCAAATAAGCTATTGATCTATCAGACCAACAGGTACCACTGTTTCGCAATATGAAGAGCTAATTAGAGATAAATAATCCCCATTATCAAAATAATAATTCTTTCTTTATGAGATGATGGCTTTTCATGAAACAGAAATACGGATTGTTGAATTTCAGTTCAAACAAGCTAAAGAGCCCAGGATTGCATCAAGTAAACAAAGAAACTGTAAATTGGATACTCCAAAAAGTATATAATcagtaaatggcttaaaatgggGTATAAAATCGGAAGCATTTCTACCTTCTCACTAAAGagatcaacacttctccagacatataaccaaatcaaattaactggaagaaaaacaaaatgtacaagaACAAAAAGGACAACTTCATACATTATTGAGAGGAAAACAGTAGATGTGATCAATTTCAGCAAGCAAGAATAAAGAAGAAGGGGGTGGGGGCGCAAATTCCAAGTACCGGATTTCGGCGAGTAAAATTTTCCCGGCGATGAAGAAGACCGTCGACGAATCCTTGGCCAGATTTAGCAAGCCCTTTAATTTTGTCTACCAACAAAGCCACAGGCTCCATTTCAGAGAAATTCTAAACGTAAAACCCTAGAGGACCTCTGGAATTGACTAAGGGCAAGAGTGGTTAACTGCTTAATAGTCCTTGTCCCAAAGTCGTTACTATCCCCGATCAGGCTTCGGTCCAGTGCTGATCCGGTTACAGTTCAAGCATTAGATTATTTGAGAAATCAAATTCGAGTCTTATTTATATTGGTTAGTTTTGTATTTAATAATGATTATATTGTAAAATATATTtaagataaattaaattttaaataaaaataaatttaatatttttatattaatttaagggTTATTATCATTCTCATTTGAAATTTAAAAGATATTTGCATCCACAAAGTGAAAATGATAATAAACAATCGAAGATATTCAAACAGTCATCGACACATAAGGACGTGAAAATGATAATAAATAATCGAAGATATTCAAACAGTCATCGACACATAAGGACACAAACATACAGATTGCCACATTAGAGACCATTATTGGCTTTCAATATCAGACATTGGCTCAAGGGTTGCAATCTGCAAACAAAATTTAATCAAGCTTGATAAAAAAAAGTTGATCAAGTTTAGATTAGCAGAAAGGAGCCTAAACGAAAGAAGTTTGAAGCTTTTAGATGAAGATTTCTCACTTGTCATAGTTAAAAATTAGCTAGACAATTTCTTTTGTTATAAGCTAGATAGCGGTTATTTGTGTGATTGCATTTTCCCTCTTGTTTTCTCTTCTTATATTGAGTTGTATTTGATGGAAACTATTAAAACCATAAACATTTTTTCTAATACATTTCTTTAGAATTTTTTTGCCAAAAACACAGTAGATTAACTGTTACCTGCTAAACAATTCCAAGAAAACTGAACACTCAAATGCGGGTCCAATGTTTAATTAGTTTTATTTGATTGATATTTGGGTTTCAAGCTAACAAAAAGATTTTCAATTCTATTGTCTAAACTCCAGATATTAAATCTGTTAGGGAGGAGAAAGAGAGTGGATAAATGACTATGCCAATGATCTACAGGAGTCAAAGTTATGGAGAAATGGATGACCTTGTCCCCAGAACTTAATCATAAGTCAAAGTTGGATTCTTCATTTCTGGTTTTGGATTATGATGCTGTATAACAAAATAGTGGTGATTCAACATTAGTAAGAAGTGCAGAACGATAGTATCATTGTATGTTAAAGGAAACAGCAGGATTAATCGCCATAATGCTTTTTGTTTAAATTTTGCAGCATTTTTTTGTTGCTCACCAAAATCTTGGCATTTAGGTGGCAAGAGGGAAGTCGGTTCAATAGGGCCTGAGTTTAGAGATACAAAAATAGTTGTTACAGACTTCACTTATAAGTGTCaacttttaaatcaattttttttatgatattatATCAAACCAATACTTTCATACTAATAAATTCAGAGTTTAAATTATAAccgtttatatttattaattaaatatttcattACAAATTAAAGTGAGCCAATGTTTATTATCACTTTAAGTTTAATGGACAATCGAATGTAAAGTGCATTAGAATTATAACATTGTTTTTGTGATTCTCACATACAAGCTTAAGATTTTGGAACAGTAGTTTCTTGACATATGAAACCAACCAAGAAGAACTTTGATTATACATTGCAATCTATGGTTAAAGAATTACAAGAACTTACGAAATATGTTAAGCTGGAATCTGCTGGGGTCATGTTCAGTGTTTAAGCCTCTGCTTCAACAATTGTAAGGATATTGATCAATCGTTTTTCTGACTTGATAAATATTCTCTAAAGTCGTTTGCCTTGTGTGTGACTTTCAAATAACTGCCATCTTTGTTATGTCATTTTTACTACAAGTGGATATTCTTCATGTTCAAAACTGCATTTAAGTTCTATGTTAGTATGGTGCATATGCTGGTTTCACCAATCAAACTTGTTGGTTTATATTCTAGTACATTTATTTTCACTTAATTCCTCAAAAAAGGGACATGGGTGAAGTATTGGTGAAATATTAAGGTTGTTCCATTGGACCCTTGCGATTTATTGACATGGGTTTAAACTGCTTTTGCAGGTTAAGAACATGACTAAAGACATCCAGTTAATATTGGAATCCTTGATGACTTCAACTCTTCTAGAAGTACAGGTACTTTCATTTGTTATAACattatataaaaatatcaaaTCAATTTGTTTTTCTATGTGTCAAACTGATTCCAACCATATAGTTCTGAGTTTTACATGAATTAAACAGTGAACATTTGTTTATTAGCTTGCACATTGACTACCTAAACTTTCTATGCTATTATGGATATGATACATCCACAATAAAAGTCATCTCGGCAACTCTTCCGGATGGTTTTGCTTGCCCCAATGATTCAAGCTCCGATCTCATATCTAACATCAACTATCCATCCATTGCAGTTTTCAACCTCGCTGCAAATCAAATTAGGAATGTAAGCAGAACTCTTACAAACGTTGGCGGGGATGGTGCTACATCATACACTCCAATGCTTTCTTTGCCTCATGGACTAGGAGTTGCAGTCGATCCAATGGAACTAAAATTTACAGGGAATGGACAGAGACTGAGCTATCAAGTTTTTTTCAATGCATCTTCACCTCTGGACGATGTGTTTGGATCAATTACTTGGACTAACGGAAAATTCAAGGTCCGCACCCCATCGGTTGTAAGCAGTAGAAGTAGTAAGAAGTGACAAAACAATTTGTGGCAGTGGCACGGGTGCACGTATGTAATTTACAATTAATAATGGCTGCTGTAGTACATTAACTCCACAAATTAGTATGAACTGTAAAAGCCAATTAACGCTGCTCAGTATATGCTGTCGACGCTATCTCAACTCCACCTTTTAAAACCACTAACATCGGCGGCACTGGACCTCCTTCAAATCACACGAAACTTGAGCATAGAATGGCTTTTTTGCCATTATGATCCAAATTCCCTTTTTTCTCTATCCTGGAGCACTATCATATGGCATCTCCAGGCTATCTGCCCATCACAAGTTACCAAGCAGAATACCAATGGATGACTTTATGTGATCCCCACAACCCTTGAGCTATCTTGTTCACATTAAACAATTGTTGTAATGCACCGTGTCATAACAGAAATATTGGATCACAGAAGACAACATTAGACAAATTAAAGCACAAACTTAACAAACAGCACAAACTTAACAAACAGGTTACAACCAGACATCAGAGTTGGTGATTGTTTTGGGTAGGGAACAAGGCAAGTAAAATAACAATTGTTTGCAAAGTAGTAATCCGGAACACCCATGTCCAACATAAAAGGGGATTAGGAATACACTTTCCTGGCCTTTCACTCAAAGGCCCATTGGTTTTCTCTGCGAACTTCCTCCTCTTCCTCAGGTGTAAATTCATCCCTGATGTTGAAAGTCGTGCGAATTTCCTCTGGAGTTTTGCCCTTGATCTTGTCTGCCACTGTCTGACAAGTGTGATCCAGCAAGCTCTTGATGTTTAGATAGTTGGCAGCCTAAAAACCAGACAACTTTCATGTCAAAACAAGAACCCTTTTTCCAGTGGAGTATTGAAAGGTTAAAATCATTGCCACATCACAATCATGACACAATTTGAGACAAATTCAAGCAGACAGCACATCAATAAAAGCAGGTTGCTCACAGAATTATTAAGCATTGTCCTCTTTAGAAGGATAGTTGTTTGGCCCCTTAGCCTGCACTTGATTGTTAGTTGCACATTGGAAATTATAGTTTAACTTATAGAAGCCATACCTTACACCTTGAAGACTGCTCACACACAACAACACTTCTAGCCTTCTAGGACAAACATTTATTGAGAAAAATATCAAGCATCGGCAGCAATGCTACCCTTTCATTTCTAGAATGCTCATGCATCTTTCTTCAATTCTAGTTTTCGCAACCTCAATCCACTGGGGGGATGGGGGCACCTCAATACCTCGTCTTTGGACTTCCCCTGCAATTTCTTGTATGATGCAGAAGTCTCAAATAGTGTTGCTCCCTGAGAGGGAGTAGCTGCCTACTGGCGATTCACACAACCACCAATACCACTACCATACTACTTGGGAGCTATACTTCAAGCCTATGGGACCTATGAAAGTAAACTGAGGATACAGCTTACACTCTAATGAACAAAGCAAGGAACAATTAGACAGAATTATTGTGCACTATGCACTCATTCATTTCTTCCCTCAATCAgttaaaaagaaaagagaatataCCGGAAAAAAGAATTTCTAGAATAATTGTCTAATCTTTATCCATGTCAAAAACTAAATTTcaacattcaaataaaaaaaaaaagtagatagAGTTGAGGTTTAAGAAGAGTGGAAAGAGATGCAAGCATCTAtattaaaccaaaaaaaaaataattataatcatCTCTAAGTCACAGTCAAACCACCCAATTTATTTATTGGTGAGAGTTATGTGCAGAGTAACAAAGAAAATACCAGAATTTAACATCTTAAACCCAATATTACATCTTAACAGAGAGCAATATAAAGGAATAAACAGATGTAAAGGAGGGTCAAGAAACTTCAGCTCCCACATTCAAAGGTGACAATCCAATGTTCTAGATGGAAAATTTTCTTATTCAACTATTGGGACTGGCATTATTGCCAGAACAAGTTTTATTTCGGCGCTTACAAAAACcctaaaactagacctaaaatgcttAACCCTCGTCAATTTTCTCAGCTAAGAAGCGGTACAGCCAGAAACAACAAAGGCTTACAAATATGCAAGATATAATTTCATTCCTTTTAAACACATatctaatcaaaataaaaaagagaaaaaaaaaaccctagCAATAATCACCCAAAAATATCCCAAAAGATTTCAAAACTCAAACCATAAAGCACAATTCCATATCTAAATAATGCCATAAATAATGATCTACGAATTAATATAACAAGAATTAAACAGAAAACAGACCAGGATGAGATCGAAGAGAGTAGCCTGATCAACTTTGACGAACTCAGCGTCCCAGGCCTTCAACTCGTCATCGACAGAAGAAGGACGATCATCAGACTTGGAGGTATCGACATGCTTCTTACAGTACTCAATTACCTTAGAGAGAATTTTGCTGGTGACATTAGGCAGAGGGATACAGTTATCTGCGCAATCGTCCTCTATCACCTCTATCATGTGCTTTATCGTCTGCGATTCCAGAGCCACCGCCTCATCCACCTCAAAGGTCTCTCCGTCTAAGCTTTTCAAAGTGATTTTCTTGTCTGTTGACATTGTTACTGTGGCCGGTGGTGATTCTTCTTCTACCTCTGAGATTTCTGATTAAGCTTTTTATATTTTGAGAGAGAAAAGCCCTAGGTGCGCACGCATAGAGTGCCTATTGGACAGGACTAAATGGCCTTTGCTaggctttttaattttaattgttagGAAATTCAAATTGCAAACgaaaatggagaaaaaaaatataggtttttgttttttatttttataattttataaattactaaaaactatatttttatatattatagctAAAATAATaggttaaaaaaattcaaatattataattagatttgagaaaaaaattaaaaataagttgtATTTTTCTTTAATTCCAATTTCCATAATGTAATGTAacgtttgaaattttaaattgggtttgaaatttaaaattttaaatacataaatttaaaaatatcataTTTAGTtaatcaaaaaattttaaaaataattttaaatttaaaaatgtagTTAGCGTCAAACAAAAaattttttattccatcatcaaaaaatcaaattaatggattcaaatcataatttgataaaaaaaaaaaatccgtaagagttttttttttctttattatatGAATATTTAGACTTCTCCAGTAACTTGCGCCATAGGATTAAATCATAAATAGCATAGCTGCTAATAAAACTGCTtcccattgattttattttccagaAATTGCACATATTAACAGTATAATAATGATTAACTATctgaaaataattttgaatttccAAGAAACCAGATAGTTCTGATTGgtaaagaaaaatagaaaagaaaagaagacatCAATCAGAAGGACCAGTTCGATCGAAGCATGAGGGCAAATATTCTGGCATTACTTTCCACTGCATATGCAATGCCTGGTTTTATACTGAATTTGTTccctaaatttaattttaagtatgAGTCGGCCTGCAAATGGGTCCATTTACGGGAACCCTCAGCCATCATCCCACTTACACACATACCCCATCCAGATTCATCTTCAGAATCATCGAACAAGTTGACAGCCCATTGTAACGGGTTGGAATTCGAATTGTTCATTTCAATCCAACCACTAATTGTAGTGTTCTCATCAAGTTCTGTCTCCACCTTCACAGCAATTGATCCTGTTGAGAAAGTTTGAAGGGTGTTTGTTTCTGACAATGGAGCAGATGCTTCGACCATCGTCTCAGGAGCTTTATGATGCTACAGAAAGGCCATGGGAATGGTGAGGGCTCCAAGCTTGGCATGGTGACTAGATGATTTTCGTAACTGGTGGACACCCAAAAGTGAGAGTTTTATTCCTCTAGGTAGTTGACAGACAAGTCCGCCGAATGTACTGAAGCACCGCCCAATTCCATCAGAACATGGTTGCATTCCAAATCCAGAAACAGACTTGAGCCATTGAAGCAGTCACATTTGATTTTCTTACTTTCAAGCCAATTGTACTACCATTAGGCTGATTCAAGAGTGGTGGCCCAACACATGAAAGATCAGTCAGGCCCTTTTTCTGTCAGAATAAAAAGAGAATCCTGATTA
This is a stretch of genomic DNA from Hevea brasiliensis isolate MT/VB/25A 57/8 chromosome 12, ASM3005281v1, whole genome shotgun sequence. It encodes these proteins:
- the LOC110655919 gene encoding SKP1-like protein 1B, which gives rise to MSTGKKITLKSSDGETFEVDEAVALESQTIKDAIEVSCADNGIPLPNVTSKILSKVIEYCKKHVETSKSDDRPSVDDKLKVWDAEFVKVDQATLFDLILAAKYLNIKSLLDHTCQTAADMIKGKTPEEICATFNIRNDFTPEKEEEVRRENQWAFE
- the LOC110655916 gene encoding uncharacterized protein LOC110655916 isoform X1, which produces MEPVALLVDKIKGLAKSGQGFVDGLLHRRENFTRRNPIEILKRLQREAFSDLMKLRDRQDKVERTLSFYKASKRSPFQEASTHVRGEIDVLGAILLLGNVDQRHHDALGRAGIKTGIDSRFTFETTIREKDALLAELVGTTKCDDEVSLSALSLAKVSYIANISDWFSAIASPVGAQFRDLGITTNSLNQGLTDLSCVGPPLLNQPNGSTIGLKVRKSNVTASMAQSVSGFGMQPCSDGIGRCFSTFGGLVCQLPRGIKLSLLGVHQLRKSSSHHAKLGALAIPMAFLKHHKAPETMVEASAPLSETNTLQTFSTGSIVVKVETELDENTTISGWIEMNNSNSNPLQWAVNLFDDSEDESGWRMCVSGMMAEGSRKWTHLQAESYLKLNLGNKFSIKPGIAYAVESNARIFALMLRSNWSF
- the LOC110655916 gene encoding uncharacterized protein LOC110655916 isoform X2: MKLRDRQDKVERTLSFYKASKRSPFQEASTHVRGEIDVLGAILLLGNVDQRHHDALGRAGIKTGIDSRFTFETTIREKDALLAELVGTTKCDDEVSLSALSLAKVSYIANISDWFSAIASPVGAQFRDLGITTNSLNQGLTDLSCVGPPLLNQPNGSTIGLKVRKSNVTASMAQSVSGFGMQPCSDGIGRCFSTFGGLVCQLPRGIKLSLLGVHQLRKSSSHHAKLGALAIPMAFLKHHKAPETMVEASAPLSETNTLQTFSTGSIVVKVETELDENTTISGWIEMNNSNSNPLQWAVNLFDDSEDESGWRMCVSGMMAEGSRKWTHLQAESYLKLNLGNKFSIKPGIAYAVESNARIFALMLRSNWSF
- the LOC110655918 gene encoding SKP1-like protein 1A; its protein translation is MSTDKKITLKSLDGETFEVDEAVALESQTIKHMIEVIEDDCADNCIPLPNVTSKILSKVIEYCKKHVDTSKSDDRPSSVDDELKAWDAEFVKVDQATLFDLILAANYLNIKSLLDHTCQTVADKIKGKTPEEIRTTFNIRDEFTPEEEEEVRRENQWAFE
- the LOC110655912 gene encoding uncharacterized protein LOC110655912 encodes the protein MLLDALLAELVGTTKCDDEGSLSALSLAKVSYIAIISDWFSAIASPVGAQFRDLGITTNSLNQKKGLTDLSCVGPPLLNQPNGSTIGLKVRKSNVTASMAQHHKAPETMVEASAPLSETNTLQTFSTGSIAVKVETELDENTTISGWIEMNNSNSNPLQWAVNLFDDSEDESGWGMCVSGMMAEGSRKWTHLQADSYLKLNLGNKFSIKPGIAYAVESNARIFALMLRSNWSF